The nucleotide sequence CGCATTTTGGAAGCAAAGTGGACCGCATTCCGCACCCATTCCCAGACACAGCGCCAACTGGCGCAAGCCGGATTTCGCGACATACAGTTTATTGATGATCGCATGCGGATGTACCCTACCGTGATCGCCCAGAAAGCGGAAAACGCCGCATAACGCAGATGAAACACCAAAGAAAAAGGGGTGGCAAATGCCACCCCTTATCGCTTTCGGATGTTGCGAAAGCGTATGCTTAGTTAAGACGCTCTTTGATACGAGCAGACTTACCAGCACGCTCACGCAGGTAGTACAGTTTGGCTTTACGCACAGCACCACGGCGCTTAACGGTAATGCTGTCCACTACCGGAGAGTGCGTCTGGAATACGCGCTCTACGCCTTCGCCGTTGGAAATCTTGCGAACAGTGAATGCAGAGTGCAGACCGCGGTTACGAATTGCGATAACCACGCCCTCGAATGCCTGCAGACGTTTTTTGGAACCTTCAACGACCCATACCTTCACTTCCACGGTATCACCCGGACGGAACGCAGGTAC is from Dickeya dianthicola NCPPB 453 and encodes:
- the rplS gene encoding 50S ribosomal protein L19 — its product is MSNIIKQLEQEQMKQDVPAFRPGDTVEVKVWVVEGSKKRLQAFEGVVIAIRNRGLHSAFTVRKISNGEGVERVFQTHSPVVDSITVKRRGAVRKAKLYYLRERAGKSARIKERLN